Genomic segment of Arachis hypogaea cultivar Tifrunner chromosome 11, arahy.Tifrunner.gnm2.J5K5, whole genome shotgun sequence:
ctTTGTTTGGGGTGAGCGGACCGTCGCAAGGTCGATTTTTCATGGATATCTGTATTTCGGGCCTGGGGGGTGATCGGTCCCCCAGTGGTGGCCGTGTTTTTGTTCCGTATTTGGGACActtttaaaaaggaaaaagaagatgGAAATAGCTTAATGGAATTTTATTGATGGTTGgacctcgttaaaaccctccgtcTATGGCGAGAAAGAGTACCCGGATTGTCACTTAGGCGAATTCTGAAATTTAAAATTGTAAAAGGGAAAGATAAGTAAAGGAAAGACATAATATAAAAAGGGTAACCTAGGGAGGTCGGTCTAAGTGTAGTAACATCGTAAGTTGGCGGCGTTCCATGTCCTTGGGACTTCGTCGCCGTTAAGCCGTTCGAGCTTGTATGCTCCCTTTCCGATTGCAGCCTTgattctgtatggtccttcccagttggAGGTGAGTTTCCCTTCTCCTGGGGTTAGGGGACCAATGTCGTTTTGTCGTAGGACGAGGTCGGAAGTTGCGAATTCTCGTCGGATGACTCCGTTGTTGTATCTTAGGCTGATTCTCTGTTTTAGGGCTAGTTCCCTGAGATGGGCTATGCTTCTTACTTCGTCAATGAGGTCTCGCTCTGCTTCTTTGTCGTTACCCCCGATCGTTCTCCGTGGACTGGGGTCTCCTATCTTTACTGGGATAACAGCCTCCGTGCCGTATGTTAATCGGAAGGGGGTTTTCCCGGTAGCTGTTTGGGGGTCGTGCGGTATGACCATAAGATCGATCCGAGTTTGTCCGCCCATagtcctttggcttcgtcgagccgTTTCTTGAGTCCTTTAACTATTATTTTGTTTGCGGATTCTACctgtccgtttgtttgggggtgttctactGAGCTAAAACAGTGGGATATGCATAGTCCTTTTAggaattctttgatttttttgtcagcgaattgggttccgttgtccgagatgacgatCTCAGGGATCCCGAATCGGGTGATGATCTGTCGCCAGAGGAATTTTCGACATTGGGTTGCCGTGATAGAGGCCAGGGGCTCGGCCTCGATCCACTTAGTGTAGTAGTCTACGGCGACGATGAGGTATCGGAGTTGGCTGGGTGCCGTGGGAAAAGGTCCGACAAGGTCGATCCCCCAGGTGCCGAATGGCCGCTCTGCCGATATGATGCTGAGCTGGTGTGGGGCTGCTTGGTGGATattggcgtgcctttggcatttgTCGCAATTTTTTACTAGCTGCGTGGAGTCCCGGATCACCGTGGGCCAGAAGTAGCCGGCCCGGATGACTTTTTGGGCAAGGGTTTTACCTCCGACGTGGTGGTCGCAACAACCTTTATGGATTTTGCGGAGTATGTACTCCGTGTCCCCTGTTTCGACGCATTTGAGCAGGGGTTGCGAGAATTCGCGTTTGTATAGTTGTCCTGCGACGACTGTATAGTTGGCGGCTTCCCTTTTTGTCTGTTTTTCCTCTTTGGGGTCTTCGGGTAGTGTTCCTTTAAGGAGATATTGTAGGATGGGGTAGGTCGACGATCCTTGGTGGGAGAGTGTCAGATAGGCATTAGCCATCGTGGATATGGACGGTGATTTGACGACTTCCTGAATTAGCGATTTGTTGCCGTGTCCTGGTTTAGTGCTGGCTAGTTTAGAGAGGAGGTCGGCCCTGGCATTACGTTTCTTGGGGACGTGCCGTATGGTTACGTGGTTGAATTCTTCCTTTAGTTTGTTAACTTTGGCGACGTATTGTTGTAGCAGGGGATCTCGTGTTTGGTAGTCTCCGTTAATTTGGGAACTGACTACTTGGGAATCCGTATTTATTTCCAGGACCTTTGCTCCGACTTCTTTGGCTAGGGCTAAGCCTGCCAGGagggcctcatattctgcttggttgtttgagactGGGAATTCGTATCGTACTGACTGTTCGATCACAACTCCGTTTTGACTTTCGAGAATGACTCCGGCACCTCCGGAAGTGACGTTCGAGGTGCCGTCAACGTGTAGTTTCCATGATTCGGGGG
This window contains:
- the LOC112721386 gene encoding uncharacterized protein, translating into MCVDYTDLNKAFPKDAFPLPNIDGLVDVASGHRYLSFMDAYSGYNQIPMQRPDEEKTAFITPDGTYCYTVMPFGLKNAGATYQRLVNKIFQNLSGTKLEVYIDDMLAKTDSGEQLISDLKVIMNTLRKHKMPLNPTKCAFGMEAGKFLGFMITQRGVEANPEKCRAVLEMTSPKNINDIQKLTGRLTALSRFLGASAQKAIPFFRVMKKGTLFKWEAECEKAFQHFKKVLAEPPVLAKPQTGETLYLYLSITEEALAAALIRENEKKEQKPIYFISKVLQDTETRYSHLEKLAFALLTASRRLRQYFQAHPVTVRTDQAVKQVLQKPDLAGRMLAWSIELSQFDIKFEPRYAIKAQAMTDFIAEMTLGNSTPESWKLHVDGTSNVTSGGAGVILESQNGVVIEQSVRYEFPVSNNQAEYEALLAGLALAKEVGAKVLEINTDSQVVSSQINGDYQTRDPLLQQYVAKVNKLKEEFNHVTIRHVPKKRNARADLLSKLASTKPGHGNKSLIQEVVKSPSISTMANAYLTLSHQGSSTYPILQYLLKGTLPEDPKEEKQTKREAANYTVVAGQLYKREFSQPLLKCVETGDTEYILRKIHKGCCDHHVGATGKTPFRLTYGTEAVIPVKIGDPSPRRTIGGNDKEAERDLIDEVRSIAHLRELALKQRISLRYNNGVIRREFATSDLVLRQNDIGPLTPGEGKLTSNWEGPYRIKAAIGKGAYKLERLNGDEVPRTWNAANLRCYYT